One part of the Treponema peruense genome encodes these proteins:
- a CDS encoding PspC domain-containing protein, which translates to MKNNKKLCKSRNRMLFGVCGGVAEYLGIDPTVVRFIVALVTLFTGFFPCVFVYIVAALIMPEYSLDDIDIDSLKRANVDEREEFEQRTKTESNDDFDSYFEKKK; encoded by the coding sequence ATGAAAAACAACAAAAAACTTTGTAAATCAAGAAACAGAATGTTGTTCGGTGTTTGCGGCGGTGTGGCGGAATATTTGGGAATTGATCCTACGGTAGTAAGATTTATAGTTGCTTTGGTGACACTTTTTACAGGGTTTTTTCCATGCGTGTTTGTTTATATTGTTGCAGCATTGATTATGCCGGAATACTCTCTTGACGACATTGATATTGACAGCCTTAAGAGGGCAAATGTTGATGAGCGTGAGGAGTTTGAACAGCGTACAAAAACTGAGTCAAATGATGATTTTGACAGTTATTTTGAGAAAAAGAAATAA